In a genomic window of Candidatus Eisenbacteria bacterium:
- a CDS encoding aminotransferase class I/II-fold pyridoxal phosphate-dependent enzyme, whose translation MNPRAAQDRPLPRGTETAAPDLFARCHAFTRVKEAKAAGLYPYFVPISNSEGTEVTVDGHQMIMLGSNNYLGLTHDPRVLEAAEAAARQYGSGCTGSRFLNGNLDLHEKLEVDLARLVGKEAALVFSTGFQVNLGVISSVVGKGDSVIIDKLDHASIIDGTQLSQGAVYRFRHNDIGDLEKSLQKARSHPGGILVVVDGVFSMEGDLADLPEIVPLAKRYGARLMVDEAHSIGVMGATGGGTHEHFGVTQSVDLLMGTFSKSFASIGGFAAGDEYVISFVKHHSRSLIFSASLPPYAVATVSKCVEILRQEPERRDRLWANAHRLRDGLVSMGFDVGTCCTPIIPIIVGNTLRTFRFWKCLFEGGVFTNPVIAPAVPENSSRIRTSLMATHTAAQIDRALEIIQVAGKTAGVIG comes from the coding sequence ATGAATCCCCGTGCCGCACAGGATCGGCCCCTGCCGCGCGGAACCGAGACCGCCGCTCCCGATCTGTTTGCGCGCTGCCACGCATTCACGAGGGTCAAAGAGGCCAAGGCCGCGGGGCTCTATCCCTACTTCGTGCCGATCTCGAACTCGGAGGGAACCGAGGTCACGGTTGACGGGCACCAGATGATCATGCTGGGCTCCAACAACTACCTCGGCTTGACCCACGATCCCCGCGTCCTCGAGGCGGCCGAAGCCGCAGCTCGGCAGTACGGGAGCGGCTGCACGGGAAGCCGGTTCCTGAACGGCAATCTCGATCTGCATGAGAAGCTCGAGGTCGACCTTGCGCGGCTCGTCGGCAAGGAGGCGGCCCTCGTCTTCTCGACCGGCTTCCAAGTCAACCTCGGCGTGATCTCAAGCGTTGTCGGGAAGGGCGACTCGGTGATCATCGACAAGCTCGACCACGCGAGCATCATCGACGGGACGCAGCTCTCCCAAGGGGCCGTCTATCGCTTTCGACACAATGACATCGGGGATTTGGAGAAGAGCCTTCAGAAGGCCAGGAGCCATCCGGGGGGCATCCTGGTCGTGGTCGACGGCGTCTTCAGCATGGAAGGCGACCTCGCCGATCTTCCCGAGATCGTCCCCCTCGCGAAGCGATACGGCGCCCGCCTGATGGTGGACGAGGCCCACTCGATCGGCGTGATGGGCGCGACCGGCGGCGGAACACACGAGCACTTTGGAGTGACGCAGAGCGTCGATCTCCTCATGGGGACGTTCAGCAAGTCGTTCGCCTCGATCGGAGGCTTCGCCGCCGGCGATGAGTACGTCATCAGCTTCGTTAAGCATCATTCCCGATCGCTCATCTTCAGCGCGAGCCTTCCCCCCTACGCCGTGGCGACCGTCAGCAAGTGTGTCGAGATCCTTCGGCAGGAGCCCGAGCGCCGCGACCGGCTGTGGGCCAACGCCCACCGGCTACGGGACGGCCTGGTCTCGATGGGATTCGACGTGGGGACCTGCTGCACCCCGATCATCCCGATCATCGTGGGCAACACCCTCAGGACCTTCAGATTCTGGAAGTGCCTCTTCGAAGGAGGGGTCTTCACGAACCCGGTGATCGCCCCCGCGGTGCCTGAGAACTCCTCGCGGATCAGGACGAGCCTGATGGCCACCCACACGGCCGCGCAGATCGATCGGGCGCTCGAGATCATCCAGGTGGCGGGCAAGACGGCCGGTGTGATCGGCTAG